In Aegilops tauschii subsp. strangulata cultivar AL8/78 chromosome 3, Aet v6.0, whole genome shotgun sequence, one genomic interval encodes:
- the LOC141042645 gene encoding uncharacterized protein, giving the protein MWDYEHMSETPRAPGQMLIFRDALETCGLIDLGFAGYPFTYDNRRGGRANVQVRLDRAVATNSWRDLHADAEVVHLVSPCSDYCPVLVRCTPDTAPRPTCCRRYELTWEREPVLDEVVAEAWKAAGSKKNLRDVHLALGQVMGKLHSWSNRKFGNATRELEKSRSRLEELMHMNTDRAELRRELDAMNELLYHEEMLWLQRLRIAWLKEGDRNTKFFHGKAVWRARKNRIKGLRDSHRVWQQEQSTMLKMAQQYFETMFAADPNIDPEEVIHLFQPKVTADMNDKLCAPFSDKEISDALFQIGPLKAPGPDGFPARFFQRHWGTVKEEVIEAVRHFFESGIMPEGVNATSIVLIPKVKDPTRLAEYRPISLCNVIYKVISKCLVNRLRPFLDEIIAPEQSAFVPGRLITDNAFIAFECIHTIKQEKDPNKSVCAFSWGKKDIAHTSKHTKS; this is encoded by the coding sequence ATGTGGGATTATGAACATATGTCAGAGACACCGCGAGCTCCAGGACAAATGCTTATATTCAGAGATGCTTTAGAAACTTGTGGACTTATTGATCTGGGTTTTGCAGGCTACCCCTTCACATATGATAACCGCAGAGGAGGACGGGCCAATGTCCAAGTGCGGTTGGATCGAGCTGTGGCTACGAACTCGTGGCGTGACCTGCATGCAGATGCAGAGGTGGTTCACCTCGTCTCCCCGTGCTCGGACTACTGCCCAGTCTTGGTGCGATGCACTCCAGACACGGCGCCAAGGCCCACCTGTTGCCGCCGGTATGAGCTGACGTGGGAGCGCGAGCCGGTCCTAGATGAAGTTGTGGCAGAGGCATGGAAAGCAGCGGGTAGCAAGAAAAATCTTCGTGATGTTCACTTGGCTCTTGGACAGGTGATGGGTAAACTACACTCCTGGAGCAACAGAAAATTTGGGAATGCTACTAGAGAGTTGGAAAAATCTCGATCGCGTTTAGAAGAGCTCATGCACATGAACACGGACCGAGCGGAACTGAGGAGGGAATTGGACGCCATGAATGAGCTGCTGTATCACGAGGAGATGTTGTGGCTCCAACGATTACGTATCGCATGGTTGAAAGAAGGGGACCGCAACACAAAATTCTTTCACGGTAAAGCTGTGTGGCGAGCTCGGAAGAATAGAATAAAAGGGTTGAGAGATAGTCATAGAGTATGGCAGCAGGAACAAAGCACTATGCTGAAAATGGCACAACAGTATTTTGAGACTATGTTCGCAGCAGACCCCAATATAGATCCAGAGGAAGTTATTCACCTTTTCCAGCCAAAAGTTACTGCTGACATGAACGACAAATTGTGTGCGCCTTTCTCGGATAAGGAAATCAGTGACGCCCTCTTCCAGATAGGGCCCCTAAAAGCGCCCGGTCCTGACGGTTTTCCTGCTAGGTTTTTCCAACGGCACTGGGGCACTGTGAAGGAGGAGGTGATCGAGGCAGTGCGGCATTTTTTTGAGTCGGGTATCATGCCTGAGGGTGTCAATGCTACTTCTATAGTTCTGATTCCAAAGGTAAAGGACCCAACTAGACTTGCAGAGTACCGTCCCATAAGTCTATGCAATGTGATTTATAAGGTGATTTCCAAATGCCTGGTGAACCGGCTGAGGCcttttttggatgagatcattgCTCCGGAGCAGAGTGCTTTCGTTCCAGGTAGACTGATTACTGATAATGCTTTCATTGCTTTCGAGTGCATCCACACTATCAAACAGGAAAAGGATCCGAACAAAAGTGTTTGTGCGTTCTCGTGGGGCAAGAAGGACATAGCACACACATCCAAACATACGAAGAGCTGA